In Lactuca sativa cultivar Salinas chromosome 5, Lsat_Salinas_v11, whole genome shotgun sequence, the DNA window CTTATCATGGACATTGAAGACTCTCAATACTTTTACTCCGAGGAGTTCGAGTCTATTTTGAAACCTTGTGTTACCCACCCTCGGACCTGAAAATGACATTACGGATATGGGTATGTCGTGCATGTTGTCAAGTATATCCAATCCGGATTCTGCTATGTCATAAGCACTTAAAATCGCCAAAGCACTACCCAAGCTATGACCCGTTATAGTTATGCTGATTTCCTCCTTTTTTTCCCCGTAGATCATTGTTAATCTTGCTAATTCGGCCAAAAGCTGAGACAAAAAGTCAACGAGTCAGCCATGGTCAACCCTTAAAGAAAAATTTGTAGTGTGAGCAAGAGTAAAAGTAGTACCTGTTCACGCGCAGAGAACTCTGAATACATGCAGCTTTGATCTTTATCCGTATAGATATGCAAAAACCCAGCCATCACTTTGATCTTTGGGTCTCTACTCGCTAGTTTTTGAGCTGAAACGGGTTTCAGGAAGTTCATAAGATCCTCATACCATTCCAACTTTGTGACGGTGCCCCGCCATGCTATGGCGATGTCCCGCCTCCCCAACCGGGCGGTGGTTTCATCGTCCGAGACTGCAACATAACCAATCCAGTTCACCGAAGGGCTCCATGGCCCATCTGAATGGATCGACTTTGTGAAGAATTTGGGAACGAGATTACTCGTGTTGCTTGAATAGATATAGCTTGTGATATCGTATCCGAAGTCATTCATTCCGAGGTCTTGGAAAAAGTTCTTCGGTGGCACCTTACAACTACCACAATACTTTGAGTAGGGGTCGTTATCAAAAGATTCGTAACATGCTTGAGCCATTTCTCCATAACGGATGACCTCAGATTTTAAGAGGGGATCCATC includes these proteins:
- the LOC111885452 gene encoding phospholipase A1-Igamma2, chloroplastic; its protein translation is MIKLNLPFHAYRHNKPPTKISTPNNRSWRLLKRDRSFPLTSMATTTKPMKKTSSLHQKWKGTKDQNDFSSLLEPMDPLLKSEVIRYGEMAQACYESFDNDPYSKYCGSCKVPPKNFFQDLGMNDFGYDITSYIYSSNTSNLVPKFFTKSIHSDGPWSPSVNWIGYVAVSDDETTARLGRRDIAIAWRGTVTKLEWYEDLMNFLKPVSAQKLASRDPKIKVMAGFLHIYTDKDQSCMYSEFSAREQLLAELARLTMIYGEKKEEISITITGHSLGSALAILSAYDIAESGLDILDNMHDIPISVMSFSGPRVGNTRFQNRLELLGVKVLRVFNVHDKVPNVPGFFLNEYTSSLARHIFDWTTWFYSHVGEELALDHTKSPFVKTKLDLPSKHNLELLLHLVDGYHGKGTEFCLSSGRDKALLNRDGDILKGEYLIPPKWFQVENKGLRKKPNGKWELPEQKGIEDHLRPEDVELHLRKLGLKV